The Pseudomonas sp. MM223 genome segment TTCCTGTACCGCCTTTGGACTGACTGTCTGCATCCATTATTAGAAAATTACATTAGGAGTGCCCAATGAGCTTCTTCATCCCCGCCGCATACGCGGACGCTGCAGCACCTGCCGCTGGCCCAGCCGGTACCGGCTTCGAGTGGATTTTCCTGGTCGGTTTCCTGGTTATCTTCTACCTGATGATCTGGCGCCCACAGGCCAAGCGCGCCAAAGAGCAGAAAAACCTGCTCGGCAACTTGCAGAAAGGTGACGAAGTTGTCACCAACGGCGGCATCGCCGGCAAAATCGTCAAGGTTTCCGATGATTTCGTGGTGCTGGAAGTTTCCGACACTGTCGAGCTGAAGTTCCAGAAGGGCGCCATCGCGGCAACCCTGCCAAAAGGTACGCTCAAGGCTATCTGAGTTACCGGTTTTATTTTCCAGTCGGGGCGCGCAAAGCGCCCCGCGTCTTGAACGGGCGGCGTGATGCTGAACAAATACCCTCTGTGGAAATATGCACTGATCGTGCTGGTACTGGTGGTCGGTTTCATTTATTCCGCTCCCAACCTCTACCCGGATGACCCGGCGGTACAGATCAGCGGTGCCAGTTCGGCGCTGCAGGTGAACCAGGCCGACCTCGATCGCGTCAGCAAGGCGCTGGTCGATGCCAAGATCGCCGTCAAGGGCGCCAGCCTGGGTGAGAAGGGCAGCGGGCTGATCCGCCTGACCAACCAGGAAGACCAGCTGCCAGCCAAGGATGTGGTGCGCAAGGCACTGGGCGATGATTACGTCGTGGCCCTGAACCTGGCACAGACTACCCCGCAATGGCTGCGCAACCTGGGCGCAAGCCCGATGAAGCTGGGCCTGGACCTGTCCGGTGGCGTGCACTTCCTGCT includes the following:
- the yajC gene encoding Sec translocon accessory complex subunit YajC (*Name yajC), producing MSFFIPAAYADAAAPAAGPAGTGFEWIFLVGFLVIFYLMIWRPQAKRAKEQKNLLGNLQKGDEVVTNGGIAGKIVKVSDDFVVLEVSDTVELKFQKGAIAATLPKGTLKAI